The sequence below is a genomic window from Lolium perenne isolate Kyuss_39 chromosome 7, Kyuss_2.0, whole genome shotgun sequence.
ggacctccgcgacgatccggcgtacgccatcgactcggagctttggcgtacgtacctgtccacggagacggacaggagacgaagggcaggcttcatgggcgacatggattaccccttcggccctgcaccaccggctcgtcgtcagcaggcgccgtcccgtcgtcagcaggcgccgacgTGTCGTCAGCAGGCGCGGATGCGACGTCAGCAGACGCAGCACAATGACTCCGATGACCGCgagaactgatacgtctccaacgtatcgataatttcttatgttccatgccactttattgatgatacctacatgttttatgcatactttatgtcatatttatgcgttttccggaactaacctattgacgagatgccgaagtgccagttcctgttttctgctgtttttggtttcagaaatcctagtaaggaaatattctcggaattggacgaaatcaacgcccagagtcttagaattggacgaagcttccagaacacccgagagccgccagaggggggccctgtgggccccagatgataggctggggcggccagggggtgggccgcgcccccctactgtgtcgccgcctcgtcgaccttccgactccgcctcttcgcctatataaaggtccctgacctaaatccccgattggcgaaaaagccacggtacgagaaaccttccagagccgccgccatcgcgaagccaagatctgggggacagaactctctgttccggcacgccgccgggacggggaagtgcccccggaaggcttcttcatcgacaccaccgccatcttcaccgccatcgctgtctccatgatgaggagggagtaattcacccccggggctgagggctccgctgtagttatgtggttcatctctctctttatgtgatctagttgaatattatctatgtgctactctagtgatgttattaaagtactctattcctcctgcacggtgtaatggtgacagtgtgtgcatcgtgtagtacttggcgtaggttatgattgtaatctcttgtagattatgaagttaattattgctatgatagtattgatgtgatctatgcctccttcatagtgtgatggtgacagtgtgcatgctatgttagtacttggtgtagttgtgttgatctatcatgcactctaaggttatttaaatatgaatatcgaatattgtggagcttgttaactccggcattgagggttcgtgtaatcctacacaattagtggtgttcatcatccagcaacagagtgtagagtggttctgttatgtgatcattattgagggtccactagtgaaagaaggatccctaggccttgcttccaagcatcgaatctccgtttgtttactgttttgttgcatgtttactcgctgccatattttattcagattgctattaccactcatattcattcataccacctgtatttcactatctcttcgccgaactagtgcacctatacatctgacaagtgtattaggtgtgttggggacacaagagacttcttgctttgtggttgcagggttgcttgagagggatatctttgacctcttcctccctgagttcgataaaccttgggtgatccacttaagggaaacttgctgctgttctacaaacctctgctcttggaggcccaacactgtctacaagaatagaagcacccgtagacatcaagcacttttttggcACCGTtgtcggggaacgaaggaaagctacaccatttcctccctcgtcaactacacgccagtcctgggcagtcaagcaacttttctggcgccgttgccggggaggaaaggtaaaaggtactcacactccggatctcggctactaagctattttccggcgccgttgtaagtactcgaagctatttcctttagatcctgcaattgcatctttttgtttcttgttttacactagtttggcataatggaaagcaacatggagctttttattctttttcctgagttaagacatggatggtttgatgcgaaaattaaaaaacccatggaacatattagtatgaacactttgaataccattgttgctaatgatatggaaaattctaagcttggggaagctggttttgatgagcatgatatttttagtcccccaagcattgaggagaaaattttctttgatgatactttgcctcccacttatgatgattataatgatagtagtcttttggtgccacctactatggagagtaaatttgattatgattacaatatgcctcctatatttgatgatgagaataataatgatagctactttgttgaatttgctcccactacaactaataaaattgattatgcttatgtggagagtaattattttatgcatgagactcatgataagaatgctttatgtgatagttatattgttgagtttgctcatgatgctactggacattattatgagagaggaaaatatggttgtggaaattttcatgttactaaaacacctctctatgtgctgaaatttttgaagttgagcttgtctagttttcctatgcttattgcattatgcttcatgaatttgtttatttacaagattccttttcataggaagcatgttagacttaaatgtgttttgaatttgcctcttgatgctctcttttgcttcaaatactatttcttgcgagtgcatcattaaaactgctgagcccatcttaatggctataaagaaagaacttcttgggagataacccatgtgtttattttgctacagtaattttgttttatatttgtgtcttggaagttgttactactgtagcaacctctccttatcttaattttgttgcattgttgtgccaagtaaagtctttgatagtaaggttcatactagatttggattactgtgcagaaacagatttcttgctgtcacgaatctgggcctaattctctgtagataactctgaaaattatgccaatttacgtgagtgatccacagatatgtacgcaactttcattcaatttgagcattttcatttgagcaagtctggtgcctcaataaaattcgtctttacggattgttctgttttgacagattctgccttttatttcgcattgcttcttttactatgttggatggatttctttgttccattaacttccagtagctttaggcaatgtccagaagtgttaagaatgattgtgtcacctctgaacatgtgagtttttgattatgcactaaccctctaatgagtttgtttcgagtttggtgtggaggaagttttcaagggtcaagagaggaggatgatacaatatgatcaagaagagtgaaagctctaagcttggggatgccccggtggttcatccctgcatatttcaagaagactcaagcatctaagctaggggatgcccaaggcatccccttcttcatcgacaaattatcaggttccttctcttgaaactatatttttattcggtcacatcttatgtactttacttggagcgtctgcatgtttttgtttttgtttttgtttgaataaatgattgtttgggagagagacacactccgctggttcatatgaacacatgtgttcttagctttactcataatattcatggcgaaggttgaaactgcttcgttaattgttatatggttggaaacagaaaatgctgcatgtagtaattggtatgatgtcttgaataatttgatacttggtaattgttgtgctcatgtttaagctcttgcatcataaactttgcacctattaatgaagaaatacatagagcttgctaaaatttggtttgcataattggtctctctaaggtctagataatttctattaagagtttgaacaacaaggaagacggtgtagagtcttataatgtttacaatatgtattttatgtaagttttgctacaccgcttcatacttgtgtttgtttcaaataaccttgctagcctaagccttgtatcgaaagggaatacttctcatgcatccaaatccttgagccaaccccactatgccatttgtgtccaccatacctacctactacatggtatttctccgccattgtaaagtaaattgcttgagtgctacctttaaacaattcaaaatttatcacctctgatttgtgtcaatgttttatagctcatgaggaagtatgtggtgtttatctttcattcttgttgggcaactttcaccaatggactagtggcttcatccgcttatccaataattttgcaaaaagagctggcaatgggattcccagtcccaaattaattaacaaaaatagacactcctccatggtatgtgattgttggacggcacccgaaggattcggttagccatggcttgagaaagcaaaggtggggaggagtgtcatctaaataaaactaaaataaaaaggcactccttcatggtatgagattgttggcaggcaccagaaggattcggttagccatggtttgtgaaagaaaggttggaaggagtgccacccaaaaataaaaataaaatgggagccgctctttgaaggtttgtctggcaagggggttagagtacccgctaccattcgttgacaacaacaaacacctctcaaaattttacttttatgctctctatgttttcaaaaccaaagctctagcacaaatatagcaatcaatgcttccctctgcgaaggacctttctttaccttttatgttgagtcagttcacctatttccctccatctcaagaagcaaacacttgtgtgaactgtgcattgattcctacatacttgcatattgcacttgttatattactttacattgacaatatccatgagatatacatgttataagttgaaagcaaccgctgaaacttaatcttcctttgtgttgcttcaatacctttactttgaattattgctttatgagttaactcttatgcaagacttattgatgcttgtcttgaaagtactattcatgaaaagtctttgctatatgattcatttgtttactcattgcatttaccattgtcttggatcgctgcattcattacatgtgcttacaatagtattgatcaagattatgatggcatgtcacttcaaaaattatctttgttatcgtttacctactcgggacgagcaggaactaagcttggggatgttgatacgtctccaacgtatcgataatttcttatgttccatgccactttattgatgatacctacatgttttatgcatactttatgtcatatttatgcgttttccggaactaacctattgacgagatgccgaagtgccaattcctgttttctgctgtttttggtttcagaaatcctagtaaggaaatattctcggaattggacgaaatcaacgcccagagtcttagaattggacgaagcttccagaacacccgagagccgccagaggggggccctgtgggccccagatgataggctggcgcggccagggggtgggccgcgcccccctactgtgtcgccgcctcgtcgaccttccgactccgcctcttcgcctatataaaggtccctgacctaaatccccgattgacgaaaaagccacggtacgagaaaccttccagagccgccgccatcgcgaagccaagatctgggggacagaactctctgttccggcacgccgccgggacggggaagtgcccccggaaggcttctccatcgacaccaccgccatcttcaccgtcatcgctgtctccatgatgaggagggagtaattcacccccggggctgagggctccgctgtagctatgtggttcatctctctctttatgtgatctagctgaatatcatctatgtgctactctagtgatgttattaaagtactctattcctcctgcacggtgtaatggtgacagtgtgtgcatcgtgtagtacttggcataggttatgattgtaatctcttgtagattatgaagttaattattgctatgatagtattgatgtgatctatgcctccttcatagtgtgatggtgacagtgtgcatgctatgttagtacttggtgtagttgtgttgatctatcatgcactctaaggttatttaaatatgaatatcgaatattgtggagcttgttaactccggcattgagggttcgtgtaatcctacacaattagtggtgttcatcatccaacaacagagtgtagagtggttccgttatgtgatcattgttgggagtgtccactagtgaaagcaggatccctaggccttgcttccaagcatcgaatctccgtttgtttactgttttgttgcatgtttactcgctgccatattttattcagattgctattaccactcatattcattcataccacatgtatttcactatctcttcgccgaactagtgcacctatacatctgacaagtgtattaggtgtgttggggacacaagagacttcttgctttgtggttgcagggttgcttgagagggatatctttgacctcttcctccctgagttcgataaaccttgggtgatccacttaggggaaacttgctgctgtgctacaaacctctgctcttggaggcccaacactgtctacaagaatagaagcacctgtagacatcaaggacgacgacgacgaagcctacgccgtgtacgacgacgactacgtcgaggcgctcgcgtaccatagcgaggaggtgaaggacgacagcgtcgtcgctgtcgtcttccacgaatggcagcaggccttggcggagggccggaacttcgagttcccggagaacatgacggacgacgagatggcgaaggtcgccgtcctcgtctccgagtacgacgcgcctgtgcagccgccgctgccccgctacgccaccgccgtcatgccgccgggcctgtcggcggatgaagcacttcgacaggcgctcctagagtcggcggcgcctccgccaccgccggcACAGCCGCGGCgatggcgcctccaccgccgccacggcCGCAAAGATCGGGCGCCTCAACCGCCGCCACGGCCGCGGGCACAGGCGCTTCCACCGCCGCCACGGCCGCAGAcctggcgcctccaccgccgccacagccgcagcactgggcgcctccaccgccgccacagccgcaacctcctcaacctcgagcaccggcggcggcgcgcccggcgtacgctcccccggatggcaacTGGCCTTGGGTcataccggagctcatcgtgctcgacagcgatGAGGAGCAgcacagcgacgaggagcagcacaTCGACGAGGAGCAGTAGGCATTTAGGTTTATTTTTTATGTTTTAAGTatgtaaactatgtttcatgtttaaaaaaaatgattcgtcctacaaaaatgcgtcgtgccgctggagccaccccccgacgcaaacggacgcgcggtcgatttcgaccaaaaGGGTCGACGCTAACGGATGCGCgctgacgctaaaatgcgtcgcgccgcttagggcatctccagcggcgcgacgcaaaaggacgctcagcgaccgtttgtgtccgccgtgaccggaaatgcgtctggcaccacctccagcggggcgacacaaagtgaccgggccgtccgcgaagacgcaaacctggcccaaagatgcgccaggtttgcggatgctcggcggtcgcggaaaatctctgctcggtcctcgcacggccccgcctggcagcggcacaactgcttcgtcttccgcggcattacttccgggcggcgcgctgcgcagcgtcgatgcgtctttctccgccagtactggcaccgaggcgtcgcttcggcagtctgcggccgcgttaatggcgatgcctcgcgtggcgcgcggccgttgcctacctctgcgcacgtagtaatggcgatgccacgcgtggcgcggccgtcgccctgcctccgcgctatatatacaggggtgcgagcatctcatctccttcccacaaaccctagccgccgcttcctctcaagcagatccaccatgagcagcgccggacgcggccaggctgccgcgcctccaccttcacctcccactccacctcctccggTGTTGAGCTCCTCCGAGGAGTTCGACTCTGAAGATAGCACCGATCTCCTCCACCCGGCCAGGGACGCCGCGGCCCTGGCACTCGCGGCGCAGGAAGCAaaggaggagctggcgggccaCACGGCGTTGGACGCCAagctggaacagcgcaggctggCGGCTGCCGCCGCAGCCGAGGACTCCGACTCGGAGATAtcttggtcctccgatgaccctgatgcgccgatgccggaggagaaggcggcggagcagcagaccctcgtcgagtctttcgagacgctcaaggacaaggccgccaacgcgaggctagagcagtgcctgcaagaggacgcgacggcgcaccgagccatagcggccgcgcgggaggcggcggagaagcaggcgatggagcgacgcaacgacggtgccggCCCAGTAAGCACCCTATagatctactttgtatagtttttatgtACTACTTTTAATGGTTGtactatgttgcaattcaaaaaaaTGGGCCGCTCcggtgggagcacacccagacgcaaacggacgagcgGACAAAATATATCCGCGGGGCGACGTAAACGGACGCTCGCAACCACTTTTGGACGTTCGAAATGAGTCGCGCAGCCGGAGATGCCCTTACCATAATCATGAAACAGATCCATAATCAACTCCTGCATCTGAATATCTGTCCGTCTCTCCGCGTATGTGCAGCGCAGGAGGGTCAGCTCAATCCACTCCCACAATTTACTCCCCTATTTACTCACTTCACCTCCCCCTCGATTTATGGCCGCCTTCCTCCTCCCATCCTTTCTCCCTCCCCAAGCTCCTTGCTTTCTCTTCCCCTCTTTCACACACGGCAGGGCCGAACCTGCCAAACACAAACCGCGTCAGCCACGacccaagagcaaagccaaaaccTCCACCACCAGGCCCAGGCCGGGGAGGAGCAGACCCACTTGCCGCACTCCCAGCTGCTCCCCCCAtgacaccacctccaccaccgctgccgccgccgcacaaAGCCTCGCACTAGCGCAAAGATCTATCTCCGTCGCCCATGGGCCCTGCCGGTGCTCGCCGCCTCGTCTTCCTCGTCTTGGCCCTCGTCGTGGCCGTGGCGGCGGCGCAGGACCCCAACACGGACGCCTCCTTCGTCTCGCGCTTCTTCGACAGGATGGGCCTCGCCAGGCCCTCGTCGGGCGCCGGCGCGGTCTGTTCTTGGCCAGGGGTGTCCTGCGACGCCGACGGCCGGGTCGTCGCGTTcgccgccgccgggatggggatgtCGGGGCCCATCCCGGACGACACGCTGGGGAAGCTCTCCAGCCTGCAGTCGCTGGACCTCAGCGGCAACCGCCTCACCGCGCTCTCCAACGACTTCTGGGAGCTGGGCGCCTCGCTGAGGGGGCtcaacctctcccgcaacgccatCGGCGGCGCGCTCCCCAACAACGTCGGCAACTTCGCGCGCCTCCTGGTGCTCGACGTCTCCCGCAACGCTTTCTCCGGCCCGCTGCCGTCCGCGCTCGGCTCCATCGTCGGCCTGCAGGTCCTCGATGTCAGCCACAACCAGTTCCAGGGCCAGCTCCAGGCTGCCGTCCTTCTTGGCTACGGGAGCCTCGTCGCCATGGATCTCTCCGGCAATGCGCTCGATGGCGACTTGCCCGACTTGTCGCCGCTCCGGTCGCTGGCCTATCTCAACCTGTCCGCCAACAACTTCCGCGGCTCACTCATCGGCGCGTTCCAGGAGCAGCTCAGGGTCATAGACCTTAGCAGCAACCGCTTCTCGCGCTTAAATTTTAGCACTGGCTATGCTGGTTCCTCCTTGATCTACCTGGACCTGTCAAGCAACGAGCTTCTTGGTGAAATTCATCTAGCCGGCCGCTTCCCGAACCTCAGGCACATGAATCTCGCATTCAACCGCTTGTCCACCAACAATCTGCTCGCGTCCATGGGTGACATCTCTGCATCCTTGGAGTATGTCAATTTGTCAAGCACTGGACTGCACGACCAAATCCCTCGAGTGCTGTCTTCCCAGTTGGCTGGCCTGAAGGTGCTGGATTTGTCACGGAACAATATCAGCGGCCTAGTGCCGGACATGAGCAGTTTGCAGCTCCGGGTGCTGGACCTGTCAGTGAACAACCTTACCGGGGAGATCCCTGTGTCACTGGTTAAGAAATTGGCGTCCATGGAGCGGTTCAACTTCTCATACAACAATCTCACTGTCTGCGCCTCTGAGCTCTCCCCTCAAGCATTTGCAGCTGCCTTTGCTAGGTCCAGGAATGACTGCCCGATTGCTGTGAACCCAGACGTTATCAAGAAAAAAGGGGCACGCCGCAAGGGGATGAAGTTGGCATTGGCCATTGTGCTCTCGCTCTTCTTCTCACTTCTTGTGCTGCTTTGCTTGGCAGTTGTGTGCCGGAGGCGGAGGAAGAGGAGCGGCGCATTTCCTGCCGATAAGCAAGTGTCTTTCAAAGAGGAGCCAGGGATATCCGGGCCATTCGCGTTCCAGACCGATTCAACAACTTGGGTTGCCGATGTGAAGGTAGCGACATCAGTTCCAGTTGTCATATTTGAGAAGCCACTGCTGAGCTTCACGTTCGCCGACCTCTTGGCAGCGACATCAAACTTTGACAGGGGAACTCTGCTGGCAGAAGGGAGATTCGGGCCAGTTTACAGGGGATTCCTCCCTGGTGGAATCCAGGTCGCTGTGAAGGTGTTAGTCCATGGTTCAG
It includes:
- the LOC127301019 gene encoding probable LRR receptor-like serine/threonine-protein kinase At2g24230, whose protein sequence is MGPAGARRLVFLVLALVVAVAAAQDPNTDASFVSRFFDRMGLARPSSGAGAVCSWPGVSCDADGRVVAFAAAGMGMSGPIPDDTLGKLSSLQSLDLSGNRLTALSNDFWELGASLRGLNLSRNAIGGALPNNVGNFARLLVLDVSRNAFSGPLPSALGSIVGLQVLDVSHNQFQGQLQAAVLLGYGSLVAMDLSGNALDGDLPDLSPLRSLAYLNLSANNFRGSLIGAFQEQLRVIDLSSNRFSRLNFSTGYAGSSLIYLDLSSNELLGEIHLAGRFPNLRHMNLAFNRLSTNNLLASMGDISASLEYVNLSSTGLHDQIPRVLSSQLAGLKVLDLSRNNISGLVPDMSSLQLRVLDLSVNNLTGEIPVSLVKKLASMERFNFSYNNLTVCASELSPQAFAAAFARSRNDCPIAVNPDVIKKKGARRKGMKLALAIVLSLFFSLLVLLCLAVVCRRRRKRSGAFPADKQVSFKEEPGISGPFAFQTDSTTWVADVKVATSVPVVIFEKPLLSFTFADLLAATSNFDRGTLLAEGRFGPVYRGFLPGGIQVAVKVLVHGSAMSDQDAARELERLGRIKHPNLVPLTGYCLAGDQRIAIYEYMENGNLHNLLHDLPLGVQTTEDWSTDTWEDNHSGGEATENITPEGTATWRFRHKIALGAARALAFLHHGCIPQIVHRDVKASSIYFDYVMEPRLSDFGLSMIAGTSTEEDPLHHSPGYSPPEFSNSENAMATAKSDVYSFGVVLFELITGKEPLGDEYPEQKEASLVNWARAMVKANQGSSIIDAKIRDTGLERQMEEALRIAYLCTAELPSKRPAMQQIVGLLKDIEPKVVEQN